The Solibacillus sp. FSL W7-1464 genome contains a region encoding:
- the putP gene encoding sodium/proline symporter PutP: protein MSDYSYQLLAIILYMIAMLGIGWYAFRKTSNLTDYMLGGRGLGAAVTALSAGAADMSGWLLMGLPGAIYLSGLVEAWIAIGLTIGAYLNWLLVAPRLRVYTQVTKDSITIPSYLDNRLRDNTKLLRIASGIIILIFFTFYVSSGMVSGGKFFESSFGMDYHTGLLFVSAVVVAYTLFGGFLAVSYTDVIQGLIMLVTLIAVPVFGIFLTGGIGETVDSIKAVDPEMFSLLPSTVTAAAIISSLAWGLGYFGQPHIIVRFMAISSVKETKSARRIGIGWMIFSLIGALATALVGVAYFQQQGTELKDAETVFIVLGQILFHPFIAGIVLAAILAAVMSTISSQLIVTSSALIEDIYKALFNKTATDKHYVFLGRVAVLFVSIFAAIVAWNPESTILGLVAFAWAGFGAAFGPIILLSLFWRKLTNYGALAGMVAGAAVAFVWGRTDSLTSMLYEIVPGFIACLVVAVVVSMLTYKPNAEIEEEFNETQRILKEEQ from the coding sequence ATGTCGGATTATAGCTATCAGTTGTTGGCCATTATTCTTTACATGATTGCAATGCTCGGTATCGGTTGGTATGCCTTCAGAAAAACTAGCAACCTGACAGATTATATGTTAGGCGGGCGTGGTCTAGGTGCAGCTGTAACAGCATTAAGTGCCGGTGCAGCGGATATGTCTGGCTGGCTGTTAATGGGGCTTCCAGGTGCAATCTATTTATCAGGACTTGTGGAAGCATGGATTGCAATCGGATTAACAATCGGTGCTTATCTAAACTGGTTACTAGTAGCACCTCGTTTACGAGTTTATACACAAGTAACAAAGGATTCCATTACAATTCCAAGTTATTTGGATAACCGTTTACGTGATAATACAAAACTATTGCGTATCGCATCGGGAATTATCATTTTAATATTCTTTACATTCTATGTATCTTCCGGAATGGTATCCGGCGGTAAGTTTTTCGAAAGCTCATTCGGAATGGATTATCATACAGGTCTTTTATTCGTATCTGCCGTAGTTGTGGCCTACACGTTATTTGGCGGATTCCTGGCAGTAAGTTATACGGATGTAATTCAAGGTCTAATTATGCTTGTTACATTAATTGCGGTTCCTGTTTTCGGAATTTTCTTAACTGGCGGTATTGGAGAAACGGTCGATTCTATTAAAGCAGTAGATCCGGAAATGTTCAGCCTTCTTCCATCTACTGTAACAGCTGCGGCTATTATTTCTTCTCTTGCATGGGGGCTTGGTTACTTTGGTCAGCCGCATATCATCGTACGCTTTATGGCGATTTCATCTGTAAAAGAAACGAAAAGCGCGCGCCGTATCGGTATTGGCTGGATGATTTTCAGTTTAATAGGTGCCCTTGCAACAGCATTGGTCGGTGTAGCATACTTCCAGCAGCAAGGTACGGAATTGAAAGATGCTGAAACGGTATTTATCGTATTAGGGCAAATTCTATTCCATCCATTCATCGCAGGGATTGTACTTGCAGCAATTCTGGCAGCAGTTATGAGTACAATTTCGTCACAATTAATCGTTACTTCTTCAGCACTCATTGAAGATATTTATAAAGCTTTATTCAACAAAACTGCGACAGATAAACATTACGTATTTTTAGGTCGTGTCGCTGTACTTTTCGTATCTATCTTTGCGGCAATTGTTGCATGGAATCCTGAAAGCACAATATTAGGGCTGGTAGCATTCGCATGGGCCGGTTTCGGTGCAGCATTCGGTCCAATCATTTTACTTTCTCTATTCTGGCGCAAGCTTACAAACTATGGAGCACTTGCCGGAATGGTAGCCGGTGCTGCAGTTGCATTCGTATGGGGACGTACGGATAGTTTAACAAGCATGCTTTATGAGATTGTACCTGGCTTTATCGCGTGTTTAGTCGTTGCAGTTGTTGTAAGTATGCTGACATATAAACCAAATGCGGAAATCGAAGAAGAGTTCAATGAAACTCAGCGTATTTTAAAAGAAGAGCAATAA
- a CDS encoding ROK family protein has translation MWILSADIGGTKLALALSKQEQPEKLIKQMEVKSPQQSEPLFDAIISGFHKLLEGEEGDVIKVAVGLPGILDLQQGLVVFQQNLPWRNFPLVQRLEKAFPKAEVFMETDMMTAANGEYKIRQFKKETFIYITISTGIACCTIHDGKFLRGAGVPGEIGFSLTSTDAYFEEVCSGPGLLKNLQQKTNEERTLQQFFDLYYEKDKRIVPLIQKWQQEIARKIHSFILLVDPHVVVLGGGVMNHHPQIVDEISGLVDQYFSHPFFEHKKGRVQASINKGNAGLIGAALL, from the coding sequence ATGTGGATTTTAAGTGCTGATATCGGAGGGACAAAACTGGCACTTGCTTTATCGAAGCAAGAACAACCGGAAAAACTGATAAAGCAAATGGAAGTAAAGAGTCCCCAGCAATCTGAACCATTATTTGATGCAATTATTTCAGGTTTTCATAAGCTTCTGGAAGGTGAAGAGGGGGACGTTATAAAAGTTGCGGTCGGTTTACCCGGAATATTAGATTTACAACAAGGGCTTGTAGTATTTCAGCAAAACTTGCCATGGCGTAATTTTCCGCTTGTCCAAAGACTTGAGAAAGCATTTCCGAAAGCTGAAGTTTTTATGGAGACCGATATGATGACAGCAGCAAACGGGGAATATAAAATCCGTCAATTTAAAAAAGAGACATTCATTTATATCACGATCAGTACAGGAATTGCTTGCTGTACCATTCATGATGGGAAGTTTTTAAGAGGTGCCGGAGTTCCCGGTGAAATCGGCTTTTCGTTAACAAGTACAGATGCCTATTTTGAAGAAGTATGTTCCGGACCTGGTTTATTAAAGAATTTACAGCAGAAAACAAATGAAGAAAGAACATTACAGCAGTTTTTTGACCTCTACTATGAAAAGGATAAACGTATTGTACCGCTCATCCAAAAATGGCAGCAGGAAATCGCCCGAAAAATTCATAGTTTCATTCTATTAGTAGATCCGCATGTTGTTGTACTAGGCGGAGGCGTTATGAATCATCATCCGCAAATTGTTGATGAAATTTCCGGTTTAGTTGATCAGTATTTTAGCCATCCATTCTTTGAACATAAAAAAGGCAGAGTGCAGGCAAGCATAAATAAAGGTAATGCAGGACTCATAGGTGCAGCGTTGCTATAA
- a CDS encoding Gfo/Idh/MocA family protein: MNIGIMSFAHIHATSYATAIQRIPGTKLTAIFDTDMTRGEKASKQYDVPFFADMNVFLAEDIDVVLICSENVFHKEMVIAAAKAKKHILCEKPIATNIDDAKEMIDVCKENGVHLSIAYPVRYSAPIRDLKAAIDAGELGEIVAIRSTNRGQNPGGWFVDEELAGGGAVLDHTVHMVDIMRWYMNSEAKEITAFANNYFTELGTDDAGIMTIVFDNGVIASHDASWSRFPEFPTWGDAMIEVIGTKATRKVDVFNEKLNLYGKGSKSLTHLYSGNDTDFDLIVDFLNSIQQQEQPLISGYDGLKSLEIALAAYESNNRKQAVKL, encoded by the coding sequence ATGAACATTGGTATTATGAGCTTTGCCCATATTCATGCTACGAGCTATGCAACGGCAATTCAGCGTATACCCGGCACGAAACTTACCGCTATTTTTGATACGGATATGACGAGAGGGGAAAAGGCTAGTAAGCAATATGATGTACCATTTTTTGCAGATATGAATGTATTCTTAGCAGAAGATATCGATGTTGTGCTCATTTGCAGTGAAAATGTGTTTCATAAAGAAATGGTCATTGCGGCAGCAAAGGCAAAAAAACATATCTTATGTGAAAAACCGATTGCTACAAATATTGATGATGCAAAAGAGATGATCGATGTATGTAAAGAAAACGGTGTGCATCTGTCAATCGCTTATCCGGTCCGGTACAGTGCGCCTATCCGGGATTTGAAGGCAGCGATTGATGCAGGTGAACTTGGAGAAATTGTTGCTATCCGTTCGACTAACCGCGGGCAAAACCCGGGTGGATGGTTTGTCGATGAAGAGTTGGCAGGTGGTGGCGCGGTATTGGATCATACCGTCCATATGGTAGATATTATGCGCTGGTATATGAACAGCGAAGCAAAAGAGATTACAGCATTTGCAAACAACTATTTTACCGAACTCGGTACGGATGATGCCGGAATCATGACAATTGTATTTGATAATGGAGTGATTGCTTCACACGATGCAAGCTGGTCACGGTTCCCGGAATTTCCGACATGGGGTGACGCGATGATTGAAGTAATCGGAACGAAAGCAACGCGAAAAGTCGATGTGTTTAACGAGAAGCTTAACTTGTATGGGAAGGGCAGTAAATCGCTCACACATTTATATAGCGGAAATGATACCGACTTCGATTTAATTGTCGACTTTCTAAATTCGATTCAGCAACAAGAACAGCCGCTTATTTCCGGCTATGATGGGTTGAAATCTCTGGAAATTGCGCTGGCAGCATATGAATCAAACAACAGAAAGCAAGCAGTAAAACTATAG
- a CDS encoding peptide ABC transporter substrate-binding protein: MKIVLEKDRQLLMHSPLYRFTNENSDEPNTVTILQHPAADAYKPFSISDKQGWIYFDLWSYSFAIQLYEVLKAHDSVKGVLRLRRTTDNFSYIEEDIFALSLWFGTVQNVSVRSNEIGENHYTIVLCEFGESIMAHLEYRTGQDRIEFEWSSHLHIAEFDSLQMTGDSDNNQNLFKNIDAVRRYAVQWNDAYDEKLAAVQLLLQRGELR, translated from the coding sequence GTGAAAATCGTATTGGAAAAAGACCGGCAGCTACTTATGCATTCTCCGCTGTACCGATTTACAAATGAGAACAGCGACGAGCCTAATACCGTAACAATTCTGCAACATCCTGCAGCAGACGCCTATAAGCCATTCTCCATTTCTGATAAACAAGGCTGGATTTACTTCGATTTATGGTCATATTCATTTGCCATTCAGTTATATGAAGTGTTGAAAGCACATGATTCGGTAAAAGGCGTCCTGCGACTGCGGAGAACGACGGATAATTTTTCATATATAGAAGAAGACATCTTTGCTTTATCTCTATGGTTTGGAACCGTTCAAAACGTATCGGTACGTTCGAATGAAATCGGAGAGAATCATTATACGATCGTTCTTTGTGAATTCGGTGAATCAATCATGGCCCATTTAGAATACCGGACGGGTCAGGACCGTATTGAATTTGAATGGAGCAGCCATTTGCATATTGCAGAGTTTGATAGTTTACAAATGACGGGTGACAGTGACAACAATCAAAACTTGTTTAAAAATATAGATGCAGTTCGTCGGTATGCGGTTCAATGGAATGATGCCTATGATGAAAAGTTGGCTGCTGTTCAACTGCTCCTACAAAGAGGTGAACTGCGATGA
- a CDS encoding Gfo/Idh/MocA family protein, producing the protein MLKVGVIGGGSISEYHLKPYFENPNVEIVAICDSDERRLHALGKKYFVESLYSKVSDFLANEEIDAISICTWNNSHAEIAIQALKKGKHVLLEKPLSLTLDEAYAVEAAVKESNKILQVGYVRRFATNVGVLKKFIDAGELGEIYYAKASCLRRLGNPGGWFSDIKRSGGGPLIDLGTHMIDLCWYLMGKPKPISVTGNTYKKLGNRAHIENLSFYKAADYDAEHNDVEDLANALIRFENGASLYVDVSFTLHAKQDEVSVKLYGENGGAEVEPELAIIKEQHDTILNITPQIDLLSFDFTGSFINEINHFVECCINNVQPISTVEDGVEVTKMLAAIYESAATNQEIKL; encoded by the coding sequence ATGTTAAAGGTTGGTGTAATTGGAGGAGGATCCATTTCCGAGTACCATTTAAAACCTTATTTTGAAAATCCCAATGTAGAGATTGTTGCGATCTGTGATAGTGATGAACGAAGGCTGCATGCGTTAGGCAAAAAATATTTCGTAGAGAGTTTATATTCAAAAGTGAGTGATTTTCTTGCAAACGAGGAAATTGATGCAATCAGTATTTGTACATGGAATAATTCCCATGCAGAAATTGCCATTCAGGCACTAAAAAAAGGTAAGCATGTTCTACTTGAAAAACCATTAAGCTTAACGCTTGATGAAGCTTATGCAGTAGAAGCAGCGGTAAAAGAGTCGAATAAGATATTACAAGTTGGCTATGTACGTAGATTTGCAACAAATGTAGGCGTTCTCAAAAAATTTATTGATGCAGGTGAACTGGGTGAGATTTATTATGCGAAGGCTTCATGCTTACGCCGATTAGGGAATCCGGGAGGTTGGTTCAGTGATATAAAAAGATCCGGCGGCGGGCCTTTAATTGATTTAGGAACGCATATGATCGACCTTTGCTGGTACTTAATGGGTAAACCAAAACCAATTTCAGTTACAGGTAATACGTACAAAAAACTGGGGAACCGCGCCCATATTGAAAACCTATCTTTCTATAAGGCGGCAGATTATGACGCCGAACATAATGATGTGGAAGACCTTGCGAATGCCCTCATTCGTTTTGAAAACGGTGCTTCCCTATATGTGGATGTAAGTTTTACACTACATGCAAAACAAGATGAAGTATCCGTAAAACTTTATGGTGAAAATGGCGGGGCGGAAGTAGAACCGGAGCTGGCAATTATAAAAGAGCAGCATGACACAATTTTAAATATTACACCACAAATAGATTTATTAAGTTTCGATTTTACAGGTTCATTCATCAATGAGATTAATCATTTTGTGGAGTGCTGTATTAATAATGTGCAGCCTATTTCTACGGTGGAAGACGGGGTTGAAGTGACGAAAATGTTGGCGGCGATTTATGAATCGGCTGCAACAAATCAAGAAATAAAATTGTAG
- a CDS encoding GNAT family N-acetyltransferase, which translates to MNFVKGEAVRLNPQLKKSFFKLANDTFGLDFEQWDEQGYWNDTYSPYAFEVGGEIIANVSTSSGTMILDGRQYKAVQIGTVMTNPKFQGKGLSRQLMDKVLEDHMSAQIIYLFANKTVLDFYPKFGFETRIQSTFTVDKKDIEAVHAEVKKVNLDDKPTRNLFYETTVFRKSVSQKMSMVNNENIVMFHALTQYWDCIYYVPKFQAFVILNETAEHAELVDVISKEQVDVQEILGCLPIQSEKIRLCFTPDNLQIPVIQNVLIEEGAMFVKNQKDIKYPNNVLYPYSGLA; encoded by the coding sequence GTGAATTTTGTTAAAGGAGAGGCTGTGCGCCTTAACCCCCAGTTGAAAAAGAGTTTCTTTAAACTGGCAAATGATACTTTTGGTCTGGATTTCGAACAATGGGATGAGCAGGGATATTGGAACGATACATACAGCCCCTATGCTTTTGAAGTGGGTGGAGAAATAATAGCAAATGTTTCTACGAGTAGCGGAACGATGATTTTGGATGGAAGGCAGTATAAAGCTGTTCAAATCGGGACTGTTATGACAAATCCTAAATTCCAAGGGAAAGGATTATCGCGTCAGCTTATGGATAAGGTGTTGGAGGATCATATGAGTGCCCAGATCATCTACCTATTCGCGAATAAAACAGTATTGGATTTTTATCCGAAATTCGGTTTTGAGACGCGTATACAATCTACATTTACTGTGGATAAAAAAGATATTGAGGCGGTTCATGCAGAAGTAAAGAAAGTGAACCTGGATGATAAACCTACAAGAAATCTATTTTATGAAACAACGGTGTTCAGAAAATCTGTCAGTCAGAAAATGAGTATGGTTAATAATGAAAATATCGTGATGTTCCATGCATTAACACAATACTGGGACTGTATTTACTATGTTCCCAAGTTTCAGGCGTTTGTCATTTTGAATGAAACAGCCGAGCATGCCGAGTTAGTCGACGTGATTTCTAAAGAGCAGGTTGACGTACAGGAAATACTCGGTTGCTTACCTATACAATCCGAAAAAATCAGACTTTGCTTTACACCGGATAATTTACAGATTCCTGTTATCCAAAATGTGCTCATCGAAGAGGGAGCAATGTTTGTTAAAAATCAAAAAGATATTAAGTATCCGAACAATGTGCTTTATCCGTATAGTGGTCTGGCATAA